A part of Prionailurus viverrinus isolate Anna chromosome E1, UM_Priviv_1.0, whole genome shotgun sequence genomic DNA contains:
- the UTS2R gene encoding urotensin-2 receptor, whose amino-acid sequence MALSPAPVSSFPEPSAAPNASLNRSWASPTEPSSLEDLVATGAIGAVLSAMGVVGVAGNAYTLVVMCRVLHTSASMSVYVVNLALADLLYLLSIPFIVATYVTKEWHFGDVGCRVLFSLDFLTMHASIFTLTVMSSERYAAVLRPLDTVQRSKGYRRVLALGTWLLALLLALPMMLAIRLVHRGHKSLCLPVWGPRAHRAYLTLLFGTSIVGPGTVIGLLYVRLARAYWLSQRASFTQTRRLPNPKVLYLILGIVLLFWACFLPFWLWQLLAQYRGAQTLTPRTARIVNYLTTCLTYGNSCVNPFLYTLLTKNYREYRRRSLRARSARGPAGAGHFLPCRVRFQRGSGHSLCSSSQQATETITLSPAASRAVCA is encoded by the coding sequence ATGGCGCTGAGCCCCGCGCCCGTGAGCAGTTTCCCCGAGCCGTCTGCTGCCCCCAACGCATCCCTCAACCGCTCGTGGGCCAGCCCCACAGAGCCCAGCTCCCTGGAGGACCTGGTGGCCACGGGTGCCATCGGGGCAGTGCTGTCGGCCATGGGCGTGGTGGGCGTGGCCGGCAACGCGTACACGCTGGTGGTCATGTGCCGCGTCCTGCACACCTCAGCCTCCATGTCTGTCTATGTCGTCAACCTGGCGCTGGCCGACCTCCTCTACCTGCTCAGCATCCCCTTCATCGTGGCCACCTACGTCACCAAGGAGTGGCACTTTGGCGACGTGGGCTGCCGAGTTCTCTTCAGCCTGGACTTCCTGACCATGCACGCCAGCATCTTCACCCTGACCGTCATGAGCAGCGAGCGCTACGCCGCGGTGCTGAGGCCGCTGGACACGGTGCAGCGCTCCAAGGGTTACCGCAGGGTCCTCGCCCTGGGCACGTGGCTGCTGGCGCTGCTGCTGGCGCTGCCCATGATGCTGGCCATCCGGCTGGTCCACAGGGGCCACAAGAGCCTCTGCCTCCCGGTGTGGGGCCCGCGTGCCCACCGCGCCTACCTGACCCTGCTCTTCGGGACGAGCATCGTGGGGCCCGGCACGGTCATCGGGCTGCTGTACGTGCGCCTGGCCCGGGCCTACTGGCTGTCCCAGCGGGCCTCCTTCACGCAGACGCGGCGGCTGCCCAACCCCAAGGTGCTCTACCTCATCCTGGGCATCGTGCTGCTCTTCTGGGCCTGCTTCCTGCCCTTCTGGCTGTGGCAGCTCCTCGCCCAGTACCGCGGGGCCCAGACGCTGACGCCGCGCACTGCGCGCATCGTCAACTACCTGACCACCTGCCTCACCTATGGCAACAGCTGCGTCAACCCCTTCCTCTACACGCTCCTCACCAAGAACTACCGCGAGTACCGCCGGCGCTCGCTCCGTGCCAGGAGTGCCCGCGGGCCCGCCGGCGCCGGCCACTTCCTGCCGTGCCGGGTCCGCTTCCAGCGCGGCTCCGGCCACTCGCTGTGCTCCAGCAGCCAGCAGGCCACCGAGACCATCACCCTGTCTCCGGCGGCCTCTAGAGCGGTCTGCGCCTGA